DNA sequence from the bacterium genome:
CAAGGTAACGACGAGGGAAACAGGTCATGAGAGAATTCGACTCTCCACGCTTCGGCCTGATCGAGGTCGAAAACGACAAGCTGATCGTCTTCGAAAAGGGGCTTCCGGGATTTCCCGACTCTACTGAGTTCATCGTCATGGACCATGACAAGGAAACTCCGTTGAAATGGCTCCACTGCGTGAACCATCCCGAGGTCGCATTCCTGATCGTCAACCCGACACAGGTCCTGGCGGGTTACGAATTCGACGTACCTCGCGAAGTCCTGGAGGCAGTGGGCTTCGACAAAGGAACAGACAATCCACTGGATCTCGTCGTCTTCGTGATCATGAACGTGGACGAAACGGAACTTACGGCAAATCTACGCGCACCCGTGATCGTTCACATGAAGACCCGGCGCGCACATCAAATCATCCTGAACAATCCTGAACTCCCGCTGCGTCACCCGATCGAAGCGACGGCACCCGAGGCGGAGTAAGCGATCCGAACCAGACAATGGTGATATTGATGAAGAGGCTCAGCACGCCGACGTGGAAGCCGTAGATTCGCTTCGTCCCCGCAAGGACGCAGACAACTGCGATACCCGTCCCGACCAGGAGCCCGAGCAAGGTGGGACCGGGACGCGTCTTCTTCCAGTGCATGGCGAGCATGAATGCGGGAACACACTGGATCAGAAGTTCCATCTTCAACTCGATGAGACGCCAGAGACTGATGCTGCGGTTCATCGCCAGTAGAATCATGGCGATCAGCACACCCGCTGCGATGCGCTTGCCCAGTTTGGTGGTCGCCGGATCCTGTCTCGATCTTCCCAGAAGGTCTTCGGCGATCAGAGATCCGAGTGAGAGCAAGACGGAGTCGGCGGTCGACATGATCGCGGCCAGCGCGCCAATGAAAACGACAATGGCCGCGATTGAGGCGAGCGGACCGGCCGTTGCCCACTCTTCGAGCAGACGCGGCATGACGGTATCGGCCTGTGCCGCGACGAGATCAGGAAATCGCGTAATGGCGACCAGGCCGATCAAGGTAACGACGAAGGTCGTGGTCAAGGGCATGAATCCCATGATTGCGAAAGCGCGCTTCAAGTCCGTACCGCTACGCGCAGCGTAAATACGCTGGATCGCCTGCGGATAGATCACGCTTGCAAGACCGAGCAGGAGCACGGTACTCAGCCAATTGGCGCACTCCGTCGCGTCGGGAACGCGGACGGCTTCAGGACGCAGGCTCGCGATTGTCAGAGTCACCTGCTCCAGCCCACCCGTTGCACCGAGCAGCCAGACCAGCATCGAAACCAGACCCACGAGCATGAGGATGCCTTGTGCGGCGTCCGTCCAGGCGACAGCACGCATTCCCCCAAGCGTCTCGTAGAACAGAATCAGCAGTGCAAGACCGACGACACCGGCTTCATAGGGAACGATCCCATCGGTCACGAGTTCGGTCAGTTCTCCCATGGCCTTCAGTTGCGCGAACAGGAAGTTCGCCAGCGCTGCGATCATCAGAATCGCTACGGCAATCAAGAGACGTTTGGCCAGTGCATCGCCGCCAAAGCGATACTTGATATAGTCGCCGGGCGTCACGAATCCGTGTTGAACGGAGAGCAGCCGAAGGCGTGGCGCGAGCGCGTGAAATACCACGATGATGGACATCATGAAACCCGTGGCCATGATCCAGGAGAAGCCGCGGCGATAGGCTTCACCCGGGTAGCCGAGCAGGGAGTTGCCACTGTAGGCCGTGGCGTAGAGGGTCAGGAGAAGCACGAACACGCCCAGTTCACGCCCCGCCAGAAAGTGGTCAGATGGACTCAGGTCGCGACGCGCCCGGCGCGCGAACTCGGCCACACCGATCAGCCCGAACAGATAGATCACGAGGGCGATGACGCCGAGCTGTCCGAAACTCACGAGTCCCCCCGATCCGCGCCCGGATCTTCGTCGGGAATATCCGTGAGCAGCCAGGCGATCATGTTCAGTACGGCCACCGCCGCATAGCAGAAAAGCGCGACCGCAACCCAGTCGGGCAGTCCGAAAACCAGACTCGGCATCTGTCCGGTCTCTCGGTACCAGGGGATCGACGCGATGTACAAGACGGCGATCACCAAAAGCAACGAGATTCGAAGTCGCGATCGACTCATCGGAGCGTTGCGCCCTCTAACTGCTGCCCCGCATCGCGAACGCACGCCGCAAGAACGCGGAAGAAGTCGAAGGCGTTTTCGGGCATCTGCATTGCGAGTTCCTTCCAGCGCGCCCCCTCGAGCGTAAGCAGCCGCGAATCACATGATGCGACCACGGTAGCGCTACGCCTGCCATTGTCGAGCACCGCAATCTCACCAAACCCGCTGAAGTGAAATTGCTCAGATCGCCCTCCTCGCAAATCACTTTGGCGCGAACGTAGCCGACTTCGATGAGTGACTCGTGCATGGTTTCAAGCTGGGCAAACGCCAGGTTCGCGAGTTCTTCCAGGGCATTGCCCCGGGAACGATGCGCCAGAGTTGAGAGGCCAGCCCGAGCATCAATTCCGCCGGAGTATACTGTTCCCTATCTAATTAGAACCTCGGATTCCGGGAGCGACCCATCGATGAAGCTCGGAATAGCGGTGCGCTCCATGGGACCGCAGGCAACTGCCCAAACGATCCTGGCCTGCGCTGCGAGCGCGGAAGCACTGGGATTGCACGAGATCTACGTCCAGGATCACATCGCGATCCCACCCGACCAGGCCGAAGGCTCGGACGGCCGCTACCTCGACCCGCTGACGACCCTGGCGTTTCTCGCGGCACGGACCGAGCGTATCGGACTCGGAACTGGAGTCTTGATTCTGCCGTATCGCCGCATGCTTCCGACCGCAAAGGCGATCGCGACCGTCCAGGAACTCTCCGGGGACCGCCTGGTGCTGGGCGTGGGTGCAGGCTGGATGAAGCCGGAGTTTCGCGCACTGGGCATCGAGATGAGGAATCGCGGACGAGACACCGACAGAGTTCTCGCCTTTTTGAAGCGTTGTTTCGACGGAGACGAGGTCGAAGAATACGGTCAGCGTTTCCTCTTCCGGCCGCGCCCGACTCGACCGCCGATTCTCGTGGGCGGCGCCCCGCCCCACGCGCTCGAACGGGCGGTGGCCCTGGGCGACGGATGGATGCCCATGGCACGCAGTCCCGACGATCTGATCGCACCCATCACACGATTGCGGGAACTCGCAGCTCAAGCCGGTCGACCCGAGCCCGAGGTCGCGGTCCTGACCGCCTTGCCCCTCGACGATTCGCAGCGGGCCCTCGACACCGCGCTGGCCTATCGTGAGGCGGGCGCCACGCGCTTGTGTCATGCCTCCGGACGCTATTCGGACGCAGCGGAGTTCCGCACCATCGCCGAACGACTAGCTGGCAAGATCCTGCCGGTGATCAGCTGAACGGGAGTTGACTGTGAAAATCGGCCTATACGGAATCAATACCGGAGCCTGCGCGGAACCTCAGACCGCGATCCGGGTCGCGCGCGCCGCGGAAGATGCGGGCTTCGAGTCCCTCTGGACGGCCGAGCACATCGTGCTACCCGACCCCCAGGTGCCGCCCTCGCCTGCACCGCCCGAACTGGCATTTCTCGATCCAGCGGTAGCCCTTTCGTTCATCGCTGCGAAAACCCGGAACATCCGGATCGCCACCGGCATCGTCATCCTTCCGCAACGAAATCCCGTAGAACTGGCCAAGCAATTGGCGAGTCTCGATATCGTTTCAAATGGCCGGCTGATCTTCGGACTGGGTGCAGGCTACCTGGAACCAGAATTCAGGGCACTCGGCGCGGATTTCGAAAATCGCGGCGCGCGTACCGACGAGTACATCGAAGTCCTGAAAACACTCTGGACCCAGGAGAAGCCGCAATTTGAAGGGAGCTTCTGCCAGTTCGGTGGCATCCAGTCCCAACCACAGCCGCTGCAGAAACCCCACCCTCCGATCATCATCGGCGGCCAGAGTCCTCCGGCCTATCGTCGCGCAGTGCTGCGTGGCAACGGCTGGTATGGCTTCGCGCTCGATATCGAGGCAACTCGCAAGGCCCTCGCAGGGCTGAGTGAAGCAGCCACGAAAATCGACCGCCCCGCAAAACTTGGCGCACTCTCTCTGACGATCACTCCGGTCGGTCCGATCGATATCGACCAGGTGAGGCGCTACGAGGATCTCGGCGTAGAGCGACTCGTCCTGCTGGCCTTCGGAAAGGAGGATGCACAGGTCGCATTCGTGGAAAAGACCGGAAATGAATTGGTGCGGGCGGGCTGAGTTCGCCCTCGATCCGCAGATTTTCGGCAACCTGCTAGGATAGCTACACTAATGGAATGTTTTCGAACCCCTGAGATCATCGTCGGGCTATTCCTCAGTCTCTGCCTTGCTGCAGGTCCCACCTCTGCAGAGCCACTGAAATCCCTCGAAGATGTCGACGCCTGCATCCACGCGAACATCCCGAAGAAGACCTCCGTTCAAACCATCGAGTTCGTGACCCGCGACAAGCTCGCATTCGAGAGAACCACGCGCGGGAAAATCTACGCCAGGCGAGCAGACGACAGTCTGCGCCAGATCCTGATGATCTTCACCCGTCCACAGGATCTGCGCGGCACCCAGTACCTGATGCTCGAGGCAAAGGATCATGTTCCCGATATGTACATCTACACACGGGAGCTGCGAAAGGCAAAGCGCATAACGGGACGCTCTGCTTCGGGAAGCATGTTCGGCACTGATTTCTCATTCGAGGACTTCCAGCGCATGCAACTGCTCAACCAACCGGGCTCCTCCAAACTGCTCGAAAACACTGTCGTCATGGATCGGCCGGCCTACGTAATCGAGACGAAACCGGACCCGAGCGAAAAATCCAGCTACGAGGCGATCACTGCCTACTGGGACCAGGAGACGTGCGTCGCCTTGAAGACGGAGTCCTACGAGCGCGGACACCGACTGCGCAAGGTTCTCACGTGCGATCCAGAGCAGATTCAGCAACACGAGAACATCTGGGCCTGCCAGTCTGTATTGATGGAAGATATTCGCGACGCGACTCAGACGCGACTTCTCATCGAAACCATGGAAGTCGGTATTCCGATCAAGAACCGAACCTTCAGCGTGACGGGATTGGGCAAGAACGTACGCTAGGCGCGAGCTGCGGAGGTCGGATCATTGGAACGCATCATTCGGTTCATATCCGGTCATCCCTGGATCGTGATAAGCCTCGCGGTCCTGGTCACGGGTTTCTCGCTGACCCGCTTCTACGACCCCTACGAAGGACGACTGCTGGTCGGCTATGACCCGTCCACGAACAGACTGCTGCCCGAAGGTGACCCAGGGCGGGAATTCTACGAACACACGCGCGTAGTATTCGGCAGTGACGAGACCATCCTGGTCGTTTTGCACGCAGACGATCTGTTTACGAGACAGAATCTGGAGACGCTGCGAATTCTGACCGAGAAACTCGACCAGGTCGAGGGCGTACATCACGTTACATCTCTTGTAACGGCTCAGAGCATCCGCGGCGATGCGGAGGGGCTATTAGTCGAGCCACTGTTCTACGAGGTCCCTGAGGATCCCGAACACATCGCCGAGTTGCGCAGGCAGGCGCTCGACAATCCGATCTTTGCCGGGAATCTGATCTCCAAGGATGCGACGACGGCCGCCATCCAGGTCCATTTCCTCGACTTCGATGACGCCGATTTCTTCGAACGCGGTATCGATGCAGAGATTGCCCGCATCGCACACGAGAACAAAGGCAATACAGAAGTCTGGATCACCGGCGCACCCCATATCAAAGTCGCGAACCAGATCACGCAACGCGCCGAACTCCAGCGCAATGTTCCGCTGATCCTGGTAATCCTGGGAGTCGTGCTCGCGTTCTCTTTCCGCTCGCTACGCGGTGTACTCCTGCCGCTGGTGACAGTGGTCGTGGCCCTGATCTGGACAATGGGTGTCGCGGGTGCGGCGGGACGACCCCTGAACCAGGTCACGGTATTGGTTCCGTTGTTGATCCTGATTCTGGGTCTATCGTACTCGGTGCACGTCGTGTCCGAGTTCTTCGACGAGGTCCGTGAGGATCCCGAGTCGAGCGCCGCCGAATCGATGCGTCGGGCGTTGATGAAGGTCTGGCTGCCGGTATCACTGACAGGCCTGACGACGGCTGTGGGTTTCCTCTCGGTTCTGCTCACTCCGATCGCCGCAATCCGCGAGTTCGGCGCCTTCTCCCTGACGGGAGTAATCGGGTCCGTCGTCGCTTCGCTTACGATCACGCCCGCCTTGCTGATCGCTTTGGGAAAACCCCGAGCTCTCACGCGTGCACGCGAAGAAGATGCTCGCGAAGACCTGTTCAGCCGATTTGCGGGTATCGTTGCAGAAGTCGTTCTCAGTCGCAGACGACAGGTATTCTTCGCTTTCGGGCTGGTCTTCATCGGTTCGATCATCGCAACCACCCAGATGCGAGTGAGCTCGGACAGCATCAAGAGCCTGGCCGCCGATCTCCCGGCACGCACCGATTTCGAGGCCATCAATGAACATCTCGACGGTGCGACCGCATTCAACGTCGTGATCGATGCCAGCTATGTCGACGCGTTCAAGGATCCCAAGAACGTTCGAGAGGTCGAGAAGCTCGCGCAATGGCTCAGGAAGCACCCGGATATCGGCGGCACCACCTCACTGGTGGACTTCGTCAAGATCATGAATCGCGGCTTCAACGAAGACAATCCCGAGTACTTCGCGATTCCGGAGAGCAAGCGAATGCTCTCGCAACTCATGTTCTTCGGCGCGAGCGACGACATGGAGCGTTTCGTCGACTCACGCTATCAACTGGTCAATATCGTGCTGCGCACACCCCTGGTCGACGCAGCTGATCTCCGCGTGCTCTCGGGCGAGATCGAGAAACGCCTGAAACTGCTCCCCGAACACATGAGCGCGACGGTTACGGGAAACGCGATCGTCATGCAGCGCATGATCGACGACCTGATCCGTGGCCAGGTCATGACGGTAGGCGGTGCACTGATCGTCATCTACGTGATCCTTTCCCTGCTCTTTCTGTCGCCGATGAATGGCTTCATCGCCCTGATTCCGAATATCGTGCCCGTCATCGCCTATTTCGGAGCGCTCGGACTCACCGGCATCCCGCTCTCGATCACCACGAGCATCGTCGCTCCGATGGCCCTGGGAATCGCGATCGACGACACCATCCACTACTTCGCTCGTTTCACCGAAGACGCGAAACGACTTGCCGACGAAAAGCGTGCGACGCGGCATGCTCTGCGCACGGTCGGACGGCCTGTCACCTACACCACGATCTCTGTCGTTCTGGGCTTTCTCGTACTGACACAGAGCGATCTGCTGAATCAGGTGCACGTCGGCCTGATGGGCGCCTTCACGCTGGCCATCGCGTGGCTGGTCGACTTCACCCTGACGCCCGCGCTCTGCTCCGGCCTGCGCGTCGTCACCCTCTGGGACACGCTGCGACTCGATCTGGGCGACGCGCCTCAACAGACGATTCCCTTGTTCCGCGGACTCTCGACGGCGCAATGCCGCATTCTGGCTCAGATGGCCAGCATGCGACGCGTACCTTCAGGTCAACCACTCCTGCGCTCAGGGGACGAAGGTCAGGAGATGTACTTGATCATCGACGGGACCCTGGAAATTTCTATCGACGGCCAGGAAGGGCGCATCGTACTGGCGCAGAGCACTCGCGGAGATCTCGTGGGTGAAGTCGGGTTCTATACGCGGCGCCGGACCGCAGATGTCGAGGTCCTTGAAGATGCGCGATTGTTGCGCCTGACCCAGGGGAGCCTGGAGCGGATTTCGAAACGCCGGCCTCGCCTGGCTGCCCGCGTGTTCTCGAATATGAACTCGATCCTGGCAGATCGCGTCTCGAACACCACCGACCACCTGCGCTAGACGCCACCGGGTCGCTTGCACTCTCAGGTGTTATCCTCGCCGCCCATGTCCTACACGCTCTCCGAATTCGAATCGAAGCAACTCCTACGCGACGCGGGTATCGGCATCCCTCCCGAGCACCTGGTCACGTCGGCTGAGGCAGCCGTCGAGACGGCCGAGCAGGTCGGCTTCCCCGTTGCGCTCAAACTCTGCGGTCGCAGAATTGCGCACAAGACGGAGCGCGGACTGGTCAGCCTGGGGCTTGCAGATGCGGCTAGCGTGCTCGCCGAAGCCAAGCGACTTCTCGCCGAGCGACGCCCCGAAGATGGCGAGACAGGTCTCCTGATCTGCCCCATGGTGAGCGGCCGCCGCGAATTGATTGCCGGCCTGATACGCGATCCGCAATTCGGTCCCTGCGTAATGCTCGGTCTTGGAGGCATCTTCGCAGAAGCGCTCGAGGACGTTGCGTTCGCCGTCGCCCCCCTGCAACGCGGTGAAGCCGAAGAACTGATCGATGCTTTGCAGTTCGGAAAGATACTTGGCTCGTTTCGGGGTGAACCGGCGCTCGACCGCAAAAAGCTTGCGCGCATACTCGAAACACTGGGCAAGATCGGACTCGATCGACCCGATGTCCGTTCGATCGACATCAATCCACTGATCGTTTCGGGCCAGGATCCCACCATCGTCGACGCGCTGGTGGAACTCGAAGGATCATCGACGTGAGCGCAATCCTCGACCGACTTCGCCCGCTCTTCTACCCGCGCGGCGTGATCGTCACTGGAGTCTCTGCACATCCGGGCAAGTTCGGAACCGTGGCCTTCCACAACCTACTGGCCTACGGATTCGATGGTGAGGTCTTCGGCATCAACCGTGAGGGTGCCGAAGTACTGGGCCGCAAGACCTATAAGAGTGTCTCCGAAGTCCCCGAAGGTCACGCCGATCTGGTCTTCATGTGCACACCCAACAAGATCAATGAAGACCTGCTACGGGAGTGTGCAAAGGTCGGGGTTCGAGCCGCATTCGTGGCCTCTGCGGGTTACGGGGAAGCGGGGGAAGAGGGGCGCGAGATGGAACGTCGCCTCATCGCACTCGGCGAGGAACTCGGCATCGTGATCGCGGGACCGAATGGACAGGGTTTGATCTCGACGAAACTCTCCATGTGCGCACAGATCGTCGCTCCCTACCCACCCGCGGGACCGATCTCTCTGGTCAGTCAGAGCGGAAACCTGGCTTCGAGCTATATGAATTACGGTTGCCTCACCGACATCGGCTTTTCCAAAGCGGTATCCAGTGGCAACTCCGCGCAACTCGAACTCGCCGACTATCTGGAGTACTACGCCGAGGACCCGGAGACGAGCGTGAGCCTGGCCTATCTGGAAGGAGTAGAGGACGGTCGCCGCTTCCTGGACGTGGCCCGCG
Encoded proteins:
- a CDS encoding flagellar assembly protein FliW yields the protein MREFDSPRFGLIEVENDKLIVFEKGLPGFPDSTEFIVMDHDKETPLKWLHCVNHPEVAFLIVNPTQVLAGYEFDVPREVLEAVGFDKGTDNPLDLVVFVIMNVDETELTANLRAPVIVHMKTRRAHQIILNNPELPLRHPIEATAPEAE
- a CDS encoding sodium:solute symporter family protein — its product is MSFGQLGVIALVIYLFGLIGVAEFARRARRDLSPSDHFLAGRELGVFVLLLTLYATAYSGNSLLGYPGEAYRRGFSWIMATGFMMSIIVVFHALAPRLRLLSVQHGFVTPGDYIKYRFGGDALAKRLLIAVAILMIAALANFLFAQLKAMGELTELVTDGIVPYEAGVVGLALLILFYETLGGMRAVAWTDAAQGILMLVGLVSMLVWLLGATGGLEQVTLTIASLRPEAVRVPDATECANWLSTVLLLGLASVIYPQAIQRIYAARSGTDLKRAFAIMGFMPLTTTFVVTLIGLVAITRFPDLVAAQADTVMPRLLEEWATAGPLASIAAIVVFIGALAAIMSTADSVLLSLGSLIAEDLLGRSRQDPATTKLGKRIAAGVLIAMILLAMNRSISLWRLIELKMELLIQCVPAFMLAMHWKKTRPGPTLLGLLVGTGIAVVCVLAGTKRIYGFHVGVLSLFINITIVWFGSLTPPRVPSLRSGDAAGVQDCSG
- a CDS encoding TIGR03619 family F420-dependent LLM class oxidoreductase, which translates into the protein MKLGIAVRSMGPQATAQTILACAASAEALGLHEIYVQDHIAIPPDQAEGSDGRYLDPLTTLAFLAARTERIGLGTGVLILPYRRMLPTAKAIATVQELSGDRLVLGVGAGWMKPEFRALGIEMRNRGRDTDRVLAFLKRCFDGDEVEEYGQRFLFRPRPTRPPILVGGAPPHALERAVALGDGWMPMARSPDDLIAPITRLRELAAQAGRPEPEVAVLTALPLDDSQRALDTALAYREAGATRLCHASGRYSDAAEFRTIAERLAGKILPVIS
- a CDS encoding LLM class F420-dependent oxidoreductase — protein: MKIGLYGINTGACAEPQTAIRVARAAEDAGFESLWTAEHIVLPDPQVPPSPAPPELAFLDPAVALSFIAAKTRNIRIATGIVILPQRNPVELAKQLASLDIVSNGRLIFGLGAGYLEPEFRALGADFENRGARTDEYIEVLKTLWTQEKPQFEGSFCQFGGIQSQPQPLQKPHPPIIIGGQSPPAYRRAVLRGNGWYGFALDIEATRKALAGLSEAATKIDRPAKLGALSLTITPVGPIDIDQVRRYEDLGVERLVLLAFGKEDAQVAFVEKTGNELVRAG
- a CDS encoding outer membrane lipoprotein-sorting protein, producing the protein MECFRTPEIIVGLFLSLCLAAGPTSAEPLKSLEDVDACIHANIPKKTSVQTIEFVTRDKLAFERTTRGKIYARRADDSLRQILMIFTRPQDLRGTQYLMLEAKDHVPDMYIYTRELRKAKRITGRSASGSMFGTDFSFEDFQRMQLLNQPGSSKLLENTVVMDRPAYVIETKPDPSEKSSYEAITAYWDQETCVALKTESYERGHRLRKVLTCDPEQIQQHENIWACQSVLMEDIRDATQTRLLIETMEVGIPIKNRTFSVTGLGKNVR
- a CDS encoding MMPL family transporter, whose translation is MERIIRFISGHPWIVISLAVLVTGFSLTRFYDPYEGRLLVGYDPSTNRLLPEGDPGREFYEHTRVVFGSDETILVVLHADDLFTRQNLETLRILTEKLDQVEGVHHVTSLVTAQSIRGDAEGLLVEPLFYEVPEDPEHIAELRRQALDNPIFAGNLISKDATTAAIQVHFLDFDDADFFERGIDAEIARIAHENKGNTEVWITGAPHIKVANQITQRAELQRNVPLILVILGVVLAFSFRSLRGVLLPLVTVVVALIWTMGVAGAAGRPLNQVTVLVPLLILILGLSYSVHVVSEFFDEVREDPESSAAESMRRALMKVWLPVSLTGLTTAVGFLSVLLTPIAAIREFGAFSLTGVIGSVVASLTITPALLIALGKPRALTRAREEDAREDLFSRFAGIVAEVVLSRRRQVFFAFGLVFIGSIIATTQMRVSSDSIKSLAADLPARTDFEAINEHLDGATAFNVVIDASYVDAFKDPKNVREVEKLAQWLRKHPDIGGTTSLVDFVKIMNRGFNEDNPEYFAIPESKRMLSQLMFFGASDDMERFVDSRYQLVNIVLRTPLVDAADLRVLSGEIEKRLKLLPEHMSATVTGNAIVMQRMIDDLIRGQVMTVGGALIVIYVILSLLFLSPMNGFIALIPNIVPVIAYFGALGLTGIPLSITTSIVAPMALGIAIDDTIHYFARFTEDAKRLADEKRATRHALRTVGRPVTYTTISVVLGFLVLTQSDLLNQVHVGLMGAFTLAIAWLVDFTLTPALCSGLRVVTLWDTLRLDLGDAPQQTIPLFRGLSTAQCRILAQMASMRRVPSGQPLLRSGDEGQEMYLIIDGTLEISIDGQEGRIVLAQSTRGDLVGEVGFYTRRRTADVEVLEDARLLRLTQGSLERISKRRPRLAARVFSNMNSILADRVSNTTDHLR
- a CDS encoding carboxylate--amine ligase, producing the protein MSYTLSEFESKQLLRDAGIGIPPEHLVTSAEAAVETAEQVGFPVALKLCGRRIAHKTERGLVSLGLADAASVLAEAKRLLAERRPEDGETGLLICPMVSGRRELIAGLIRDPQFGPCVMLGLGGIFAEALEDVAFAVAPLQRGEAEELIDALQFGKILGSFRGEPALDRKKLARILETLGKIGLDRPDVRSIDINPLIVSGQDPTIVDALVELEGSST